A single Leptolyngbya ohadii IS1 DNA region contains:
- a CDS encoding DUF72 domain-containing protein, with product MNFRLGCAIWAYKEWVGKLFPSGSRSSEFLRLYSRRFTTVEGNTTFYSIPDVPTVKRWATETPADFRFCLKLPRDLTHQGLLTAAIPGTIAFLERMKPLEERSGPMFAQLPPSYSPARLEDLTAFLTAFPRQQTPLALEVRHPDWFKEPYASQLNSLLTDLGVGRVLLDTRPIYDCPDDPQLQSERRKPQVPLQPVITSPFTLVRYISHPDRDFNLSYLTVWTKQIQQWLAQGTQVYFFVHCPVEVFSPQNARLFQELLEDEGVNVPPLPWNQISLSEAAPPQSTQLELF from the coding sequence ATGAATTTTCGATTGGGCTGTGCAATCTGGGCATATAAGGAGTGGGTCGGCAAGCTGTTTCCGTCCGGCAGTCGATCGTCTGAGTTTCTGCGGCTCTATAGCCGTCGGTTTACGACTGTAGAAGGCAACACCACTTTCTATTCCATTCCGGATGTGCCGACCGTAAAGCGATGGGCAACGGAAACGCCCGCTGATTTTCGCTTTTGTCTGAAGCTGCCCCGCGATTTGACCCATCAAGGTTTACTGACTGCCGCCATTCCAGGGACGATCGCCTTTCTGGAACGGATGAAGCCCTTGGAGGAGCGATCGGGTCCCATGTTTGCCCAACTGCCGCCCAGCTATAGCCCCGCCCGGTTAGAGGATTTGACGGCATTTCTCACTGCATTTCCCCGGCAGCAAACGCCCCTTGCCCTGGAAGTCCGTCATCCCGACTGGTTCAAAGAACCCTACGCCAGCCAACTCAATTCGCTGCTGACCGATCTGGGAGTCGGACGAGTATTGCTGGACACGCGCCCGATCTATGACTGTCCTGACGATCCGCAGTTGCAGTCCGAGCGACGTAAACCCCAGGTGCCGCTACAGCCTGTGATCACCTCTCCCTTTACGCTGGTGCGCTACATCAGCCATCCCGATCGCGATTTCAACCTGTCCTATCTCACCGTTTGGACAAAACAGATTCAGCAGTGGCTCGCCCAGGGAACGCAGGTCTATTTCTTTGTGCATTGTCCGGTTGAGGTTTTTTCGCCGCAAAATGCCCGCCTGTTTCAGGAGCTATTAGAAGACGAAGGGGTAAATGTGCCACCCTTACCGTGGAATCAGATCAGCCTCAGCGAAGCGGCTCCGCCCCAATCCACGCAGCTTGAGCTTTTCTAG
- a CDS encoding GAF domain-containing sensor histidine kinase → MFMSDPVNCPDQHLTGQPAPEPFDLEQLRSLCRDDRAFEQLQELLAKHQVRLAPLDSLLEQTALQRQQALFHVVSQIRKSLDLETIFQTTAREVRQLLQADRVGMFRFYPGTNWNDGEFVSEDVLPNFSSALAAQVHDHCFGDRYAPPYRMGRYQAVSDIYKAELHPCHVEVLSRFQVRANLVVSLLQGDMLWGLLCIHQCSAPREWQPDEIEFVQQIAAQLSVALQQAELLAQTQQQSIALAETLEKLQKSQMQLVQAEKMSSLGQLVAGIAHEINNPVNFIYGNLNHVSQYAHDLLELLALYRQEHPQPSAALADRIEEIDLPFLATDFPRILASMEMGADRIRQIVLSLRNFSRLDEARMKSVNLHEGIESTLLILQHRLKPSPCFSKIELIKDYGNLPLVECYASQINQVFMNLLSNAIDALEAADSAANDSSTAPPSRRITIQTRSGEDENGTPIAIVRIEDNGQGISVTDQAKLFNPFFTTKPVGKGTGLGLSISYQIVVDRHGGQLRCLSQPGAGSTFIVEIPIDQRRSRFAQDSCEPGEVLQVWV, encoded by the coding sequence ATGTTTATGAGCGATCCCGTGAACTGTCCAGACCAGCATCTTACCGGACAGCCTGCTCCAGAACCGTTCGATTTGGAACAGCTTCGATCGCTCTGTCGGGACGATCGGGCATTTGAGCAGCTTCAGGAATTGCTTGCCAAACACCAGGTCAGGCTAGCCCCATTGGACTCTCTGCTGGAGCAAACCGCACTACAGCGTCAGCAGGCTTTATTCCACGTGGTGTCTCAGATTCGCAAATCGCTGGATTTGGAGACGATTTTTCAAACTACGGCAAGGGAAGTGCGACAACTGCTGCAAGCCGATCGCGTGGGAATGTTTCGCTTCTATCCGGGTACGAACTGGAATGACGGTGAGTTTGTCTCCGAGGATGTGCTACCCAATTTTTCCTCTGCCCTGGCTGCCCAGGTTCACGATCATTGCTTTGGCGATCGCTATGCACCGCCCTACCGCATGGGACGCTATCAGGCAGTTAGCGATATCTATAAAGCAGAACTTCACCCCTGCCATGTTGAGGTTTTGAGCCGCTTTCAGGTTCGGGCAAATCTGGTGGTGTCGCTGTTGCAAGGGGATATGCTCTGGGGATTGCTCTGTATTCATCAGTGTTCCGCCCCGCGAGAATGGCAGCCGGACGAGATTGAATTTGTACAGCAAATTGCTGCCCAGCTCAGCGTGGCACTCCAGCAGGCAGAACTCCTGGCACAGACCCAGCAACAGTCGATCGCCCTGGCAGAAACGCTGGAGAAACTGCAAAAAAGCCAAATGCAACTCGTTCAGGCGGAAAAGATGTCGAGCCTGGGTCAGCTCGTTGCCGGAATTGCCCATGAGATCAACAATCCGGTGAACTTTATTTATGGCAATCTCAACCACGTCAGCCAGTATGCCCACGATTTGCTGGAGCTGCTAGCGCTCTATCGGCAGGAGCATCCTCAGCCCAGTGCGGCTCTCGCCGATCGCATTGAAGAGATTGACCTACCTTTTCTGGCAACCGATTTTCCGAGAATTCTTGCCTCAATGGAAATGGGTGCCGATCGCATCCGGCAGATTGTCCTGTCGCTGCGAAACTTTTCCCGTCTGGACGAAGCCAGGATGAAGTCCGTGAACCTGCACGAGGGCATTGAAAGTACCCTGCTGATTTTGCAACATCGGTTGAAGCCAAGCCCCTGCTTTAGCAAGATTGAACTGATTAAAGACTATGGCAATTTGCCGCTGGTAGAATGCTACGCCAGCCAGATCAATCAGGTATTTATGAATCTGCTGAGTAACGCGATCGATGCTCTGGAAGCAGCCGATTCTGCCGCAAACGATTCTTCTACAGCTCCCCCGTCGCGCCGCATTACCATTCAAACCCGTTCTGGTGAAGACGAAAACGGCACCCCGATCGCCATTGTTCGGATTGAGGACAACGGACAGGGCATTTCCGTCACCGATCAGGCAAAACTGTTCAATCCGTTCTTCACCACAAAACCTGTCGGAAAAGGAACCGGACTGGGACTGTCGATCAGCTATCAAATCGTGGTCGATCGGCATGGGGGACAGTTGCGCTGCCTGTCTCAGCCCGGAGCCGGAAGCACGTTCATCGTGGAAATTCCGATCGATCAAAGGCGATCGCGGTTTGCTCAGGATTCCTGTGAGCCAGGCGAAGTTCTACAAGTATGGGTGTAG